In Inquilinus sp. Marseille-Q2685, the following proteins share a genomic window:
- a CDS encoding TonB-dependent siderophore receptor: MQETQPGDGVVLAPIVVTGQGESPTGPVQGFVANTGLSATKTATPLIETPQSISVVPKDQITATNAETLSQALTYTPGVTFQSGAYSRLNDDFMIRGFNVSTGASGMLRDGLRLQSNVYDGNQEPYGLERIEVLRGPSSVLYGQLTPGGVVNAISKRPTDTTFHELNAEYGSYGRTQFSGDTGGPIDDNGMLSYRLTGLWRDSGNWVDHVPDDKFYIAPALTFRPSDATTITFLSDYQEIYTRFAPPMPFTELREGKIPRDLFIGQKGYDKYYSESYTLGYQLEHKFNDSLTLRNSLRYYHAEVDWNYLSYGTLRADNSLTRGVINRDEESNGFTTDTSLEAKVETGPVQHTLLAGINTYGVSYDTNRFGGSVAALNDIYDPVYDATVTVNNSNNTGFKNSGSQIGIYFQDQMKIYDKLILVLGGRYDWADAYNNSYRNQATLDLLGIDRKQSRSDSAFTGRVGLLYLFDNGLAPYVSFSQSFDPTALSAGVSADGRQFEPSKANQYEAGLRYQPAGENFLISGAIFRIDQDHVLMTDPENNLFSIQTGKVRSQGIELEARASIGALNLVGAYSYTDARNMEGQLKDERLALVPYHNVSVWADYKLDGLGLRGLTIGAGLQYLSSTNIPGFYPASSPEAGGKVREDVPGRMLVDAMISYDFGALDERLTGTTLQLNAKNLFDTDYITCVDIGGCRYGEPFTISASLGYRW; the protein is encoded by the coding sequence GTGCAGGAGACGCAGCCCGGGGACGGCGTCGTCCTGGCCCCGATCGTCGTCACCGGCCAGGGCGAGAGCCCGACCGGCCCGGTGCAGGGTTTCGTGGCCAACACCGGCCTCAGCGCCACCAAGACCGCCACGCCGCTGATCGAGACGCCGCAGTCGATCTCGGTGGTTCCCAAGGACCAGATCACGGCGACGAACGCCGAGACCCTGTCCCAGGCGCTGACCTACACCCCCGGCGTCACCTTCCAGTCCGGCGCCTACAGCCGGCTGAACGACGATTTCATGATCCGCGGCTTCAACGTGTCCACCGGCGCATCCGGCATGCTGCGCGACGGGCTGCGGCTGCAGTCGAACGTCTATGACGGCAACCAGGAGCCGTACGGGCTGGAGCGCATCGAGGTGCTGCGTGGTCCCTCCTCCGTCCTCTACGGCCAGTTGACCCCCGGCGGCGTGGTCAACGCCATCAGCAAGCGGCCGACCGACACGACGTTCCACGAGCTGAACGCCGAGTACGGGAGCTACGGCCGGACCCAGTTCTCCGGCGATACCGGCGGGCCGATCGATGACAACGGCATGCTGTCCTACCGGCTGACCGGCCTGTGGCGCGATTCCGGCAACTGGGTCGATCACGTGCCGGACGACAAGTTCTACATCGCCCCGGCCCTCACCTTCCGGCCGTCGGACGCGACCACCATCACCTTCCTGAGCGACTATCAGGAGATCTACACCCGCTTCGCGCCGCCAATGCCCTTCACCGAATTGCGCGAAGGCAAGATCCCGCGCGACCTGTTCATCGGCCAGAAGGGCTACGACAAGTACTACAGCGAGAGCTACACGCTCGGCTACCAGCTCGAGCACAAGTTCAACGACAGCCTGACCCTGCGCAATTCCCTGCGCTACTATCATGCCGAGGTGGATTGGAACTATCTGAGCTACGGAACGCTCAGGGCCGACAATTCCCTGACCCGCGGCGTGATCAATCGCGACGAGGAGTCGAACGGCTTCACCACCGACACCTCGCTGGAGGCAAAGGTCGAGACCGGACCGGTGCAGCACACGCTCCTGGCCGGCATCAACACATACGGCGTCAGCTACGACACCAACCGCTTCGGCGGCTCGGTCGCCGCGCTCAACGACATCTACGACCCGGTCTACGACGCGACCGTCACCGTCAACAACAGCAACAACACCGGCTTCAAGAACTCGGGCTCGCAGATCGGCATCTATTTCCAGGATCAGATGAAGATCTACGACAAGCTGATCCTGGTGCTCGGCGGCCGCTACGACTGGGCCGACGCCTACAACAACAGCTACCGCAATCAGGCCACGCTCGACCTTCTGGGCATCGACCGGAAGCAGAGCCGTTCGGACAGCGCCTTCACTGGCCGCGTCGGGCTGCTGTATCTGTTCGACAACGGCCTCGCGCCCTATGTCAGCTTCAGCCAGTCCTTCGACCCGACCGCGCTGAGTGCCGGCGTCAGCGCCGACGGAAGGCAGTTCGAGCCGAGCAAGGCCAACCAGTACGAGGCCGGGCTGCGCTACCAGCCGGCGGGCGAGAACTTCCTGATCAGCGGCGCCATCTTCCGGATCGACCAGGACCATGTGCTGATGACGGATCCGGAGAACAACCTGTTCTCGATCCAGACTGGCAAGGTGCGATCGCAGGGCATCGAGCTGGAGGCCCGGGCCAGCATCGGTGCGCTCAACCTCGTCGGCGCCTACAGCTATACCGATGCACGCAACATGGAAGGCCAGCTGAAGGACGAGCGCCTGGCCCTGGTCCCGTATCACAATGTCTCGGTCTGGGCCGACTACAAGCTCGACGGCCTCGGCCTCAGGGGCCTGACGATCGGCGCCGGCCTGCAGTATCTGAGCTCCACCAACATCCCGGGCTTCTATCCCGCCAGCAGCCCCGAGGCCGGAGGGAAGGTCCGCGAGGACGTGCCGGGCCGGATGCTGGTGGACGCCATGATCTCCTATGATTTCGGCGCGCTCGACGAACGCCTGACGGGAACCACGCTGCAGCTCAACGCCAAGAACCTGTTCGACACGGACTACATCACCTGCGTCGACATCGGCGGCTGCCGTTACGGCGAGCCCTTCACCATTTCGGCCTCGCTGGGCTACCGCTGGTGA
- a CDS encoding ABC transporter substrate-binding protein produces the protein MLHRRAVLGGIGLALAGPAWARAQAPGPARRVACLDLLLTETLLTLGVTPAAVGNIPLYERLVAEPALPDGVPDLGPLQEPNLELLQHLRPDLILAPSWAEVGQNDLERIAPVAWLPSFSTEKPALDHARDLLIRVAALTGRDAEARAWADRAGAAVAEARQVLEPWTDRPVYVVRFMEDGRHAAIFGGKGMIGDVLSRLGLRNAWTGRTNVWGTTSIGIEQLAGDAEARLIHFDRGAETERALRQLAASPLWAALPAVRRDRVIEMPVVYPNGGVASAIRFARQLAQVLPAQGSANG, from the coding sequence ATGCTGCACCGGCGCGCGGTCCTGGGCGGGATCGGGCTGGCCCTCGCCGGCCCGGCCTGGGCGCGCGCGCAGGCCCCGGGACCGGCACGCCGGGTCGCATGCCTCGACCTGCTGCTGACCGAGACGCTGCTGACGCTCGGCGTCACGCCCGCCGCGGTCGGCAACATCCCGCTCTATGAGCGGCTGGTGGCCGAGCCGGCGCTGCCGGACGGCGTGCCGGATCTGGGCCCGCTGCAGGAACCCAATCTCGAGCTGCTGCAGCATCTGCGGCCGGACCTGATCCTGGCCCCCTCCTGGGCCGAGGTCGGCCAGAATGACCTGGAGCGCATCGCCCCGGTCGCCTGGCTGCCGAGCTTCTCCACCGAGAAGCCGGCGCTGGACCATGCCCGGGACCTGCTGATCCGGGTGGCGGCGCTGACCGGCCGCGACGCCGAGGCCCGGGCCTGGGCCGACCGCGCCGGTGCTGCCGTGGCCGAGGCCCGCCAGGTCCTCGAGCCCTGGACCGACCGGCCGGTCTATGTCGTCCGCTTCATGGAGGACGGGCGCCATGCCGCGATCTTCGGCGGCAAGGGCATGATCGGCGACGTGCTGTCCCGCCTGGGCCTGCGCAACGCCTGGACGGGGCGAACCAATGTCTGGGGCACCACCTCGATCGGCATCGAGCAGCTGGCCGGCGACGCCGAGGCCCGGCTGATCCATTTCGACCGCGGCGCCGAGACCGAGCGCGCGCTGCGGCAGCTCGCGGCCAGCCCACTCTGGGCCGCCCTGCCGGCGGTGCGCCGGGACCGGGTGATCGAGATGCCGGTGGTCTATCCCAACGGCGGGGTGGCCTCCGCCATCCGTTTCGCCCGGCAGCTCGCGCAGGTCCTGCCGGCGCAGGGATCCGCGAATGGCTGA